The segment CACCGGGGGGGCTGTTCTGTGGGATccgtggccaggcagggagcagtggcgCCGGGGGGGCCGTTCTCTGGGATccgtggccaggcagggagcagtggcgCCGGGGGGGCCGTTCTCTGGGATccgtggccaggcagggagcagtggcgCCGGGGGGGCCGTTCTCTGGGATccgtggccaggcagggagcagtggcgCCGGGGGGGGCCGTTCTCTGGGATccgtggccaggcagggaggagtGGCGCCGGGGGGGTTGTTCTGTGGGATccgtggccaggcagggagcagtggcgCCGGGGGGGGCCGTTCTGTGGGATccgtggccaggcagggagcagtggcgCCGGGGGGGCCCGTTCTCTGGGATccgtggccaggcagggagcactggcactgggggggctgttctgtgggatccgtggccagggcagggagcagtggcGCCGGGGGGGCCGTTCTCTGGGATccgtggccaggcagggagcagtggcgCCGGGGGGGCCGTTCTCTGGGATccgtggccaggcagggagcagtggcgCCGGGGGGGTTGTTCTGTGGGATccgtggccaggcagggagcagtggcgCCGGGGGGGTTGTTCTGTGGGATccgtggccaggcagggagcagtggcgCCGGGGGGGCCGTTCTCTGGGATccgtggccaggcagggagcagtggcgCCGGGGGGGCCGTTCTCTGGGATccgtggccaggcagggagcagtggcgCCGGGGGGGTTGTTCTGTGGGATccgtggccaggcagggagcagtggtgCCGGGGGGGTTGTTCTGTGGGATccgtggccaggcagggagcagtggcgCCGGGGGGGGCTGTTCTGTGGGATCCGTGGTCAGGCAGGGAGCACTGGCGCCGGGAGGGTTGTTCTGTGGGATCCGTggtcaggcagggagcagtggcgCCGGGGGGGCCGTTCTGTGGGATccgtggccaggcagggagcagtggcgCCGGGGGGGGCCGTTCTCTGGGATccgtggccaggcagggagcactGGCACCGGGGGGGCTGTTCTGTGGGATccgtggccaggcagggagcagtggcgCCGGGGGGGCCGTTCTCTGGGATccgtggccaggcagggagcagtggcgCCGGGGGGGCCGTTCTCTGGGATccgtggccaggcagggagcagtggcgCCGGGGGGGTTGTTCTGTGGGATccgtggccaggcagggagcagtggcgCCGGGGGGCTGTTCTGTGGGATCCGTGGTCAGGCAGGGAGCACTGGCGCCGGGAGGGTTGTTCTGTGGGATCCGTggtcaggcagggagcagtggcgCCGGGGGGGCCGTTCTGTGGGATccgtggccaggcagggagcagtggcgCCGGGGGGGCCGTTCTGTGGGATccgtggccaggcagggagcagtggtgCCGGGGGGGCCGTTCTGTGGGATccgtggccaggcagggagcagtggcgCCGGGGGGGCCGTTCTGTGGGATccgtggccaggcagggagcagtggcgCCGGGGGGCTCCTTGCTCACTCCCTGCTTGGTGACGGACCCGGGGGCCGGGTGAGAGGGCCGTGTGGAGCGTTGCAGGCTGCACCCTGCGTATCGACAGCGTGGGCCGGGGCAAAGCTGCTCCTTGGGGAGACACGCTCCCAGCCAGTGGCCCCGCCCATCCCCACCCTAGCtccgccctggccctgccccctccccactgtctccctcttctctctgccccccccgccccagccgaATCCCTGCACCCAACCGTCTGCAGAACAGGGCGTGTTTCCACCGCCTGCCCGCTGGCGACGCCGGCCGGAGCTGGCCAGGCACCATGGGAATGAAGAGCGTcaggtggggggggtcagggatCCCTCTGCGTACGCCCcggagcgggggcagggccgtcGAGCGGTGCCGCTCTCCCCCGGGTGCACTGCTGATTGCCCATTTGAGTGAGGTGGCAGGTCCGGCCGCGGGAAACGCCGAGGAGGGGCCTTACTGTGGGGCCGCGGGCGGGGGCCTCTTTCCCAAAGGGCGGGGGAGTTGGTTTCATAACAAGCCCTGGAGCTTGCTACaaaaatccctccccccccccccggccgatgTTCCCCCTCGCCGGGACCCCTCTGAGCCCCTTGTCTGGCGTCTGGCCGGACCCTCCGTGTGCTCTGAGCAGGGGGCACCAGGCCCCGGTTCCGGGCTGGTCTCTGCCACaacaaactccctgtcccctgtcccattaaccagtaacatccgggcactgaggcCCCGTGTGCAGCCCCCAAAGGGAGATATCGGGCACCTGAGCGGTCACGTCGCCTCCCGAGCTCTTATCAGCGCTCGACCCGCCGCCAGCCCGGGGGCAGCCGTGCTCTCCAGCCCCCCGCTCCACGCTGCCGTGTCTGCACCGGAGGGAGCAGCGTGGGGCCGGGCGGAGTCGGCCTAGAGCccggctcccctcgcagaccggctgcctggcGGATACGGAGACCGGAGCGCAGGGCGGCGGCAGCCCCTGGCCGGGGGGTCTGAGCACCCGGACCCGCgggagccggaactgagccggaCTGCGGCCCGCCTGGCTCCTGATGCACTTTccatgcagagccgcagcggggcaggtcctggacccggcacgagccaggactgagcctggcagccccccctgcacccagcctgcctggcagcccccccttcctgcacccagcctgcctggcagccccctcccgcctacacccagcctgcctggcagcccccccttcctgcacccagcctgcctggcagcccccccccctacacccagcctgcctggcagccccccccttcctgcacccagcctgcctggcagtcccccccctgcacccagcctgcctggcggcccccccccttcctgcacccagcctgcctggcagcccccccccctacacccagcctgcctggcagcccccccccctacacccagcctgcctggcagccccccccttcctgcacccagcctgcctggcagccccccccttcctgcacccagcctgcctggcagcccccccattcctgcacccagcctgcctggcagccccccccttcctgcacccagcctgcctggcagcctccccattcctgcacccaGGAACCTGCCGGGGTTGCCTGATGGTTTCACCAAAACTCCCGGCAACGCTGGACAGCGCGTCCCAGTCGCCAGCCCCTCGGTTTAGACCCTCCCGGACCCTTCGATTTTGCTCCGTGTGTCCCGGACACAGCGCGCCAACACTGGACCGTCCGCGCcggcccccccagctctctctgctTCCCCCGCCAGGGTGCCCTGTGAGCcggggcagggagcacagccgCCCCCAGGCAGGTGCTGCAGCCGGGCCCATGTGGTTTTGCAGCCCCAGGAGGGATGTTCCAGCCGCGCCTCCTCAGCCTCCTGCTGCCGCTGGTCTTCTGCTGCCAGGTGAGGGCTTGGCCGGCCCGGCCCCACgtcccagggctgcagggccccCCGGCTCCAGCGtggcccctcccggccctgggatCTGACaggcccccgctctgcccccagggACCCTCCGCCCAGATCATGGACATCCTGTTCGAGAGCTGGACGGCCTACAGCGAGGAGTGTCACCGCAACAtgagcctgcagcccccccccacaggtgAGAGCACGGCCCGCCGGCCCCAGGGGagacccccagccccacggcccgcCGGCCCCAGAGgagaccccccagccccacggcccgcCGGCCCCAGGGGagacccccagccccacggcccgcCGGCCCCAAGGGagggccccagccccacggcccgcCGGCCCCAGAGgagaccccccagccccacggcccgcCGGCCCCCAGGGGAGACCCCCAGCCTCACGGCCCGCCGGCCCCAAGGGagggccccagccccacggcccgcCGGCCCCAAGGGagggccccagccccacggcccaccAGCCCCAAGGGAGGGCCCACGGCCCGCCGGCCCCAGGGGagggccccagccccacggcccgcCGGCCCCAGGGGTGagacccccagccccacggcccgcCGGCCCCAGGGGAGACCCCATGGCCCGCTGGCCCCAGGGGAGACCCCCCAGCTCCATGGCCCGCCGGCCCCAggggagagcccccagccccacggccccagaggagacccccagccccacatcccGCCAGCCCCAAGGGAGGGCCCCCAGCTCCACGGCCTGCCAGCCCCAGAGGAGACCCCTAGCCCCACAGCCCACCGGCCCCAGGGGAGACCCCCAGCCCCACGGtccgccagccccaggggagggcccccatgccctgcctgcctggccccagccttGCTGTGGCTCCCAGGGCAGCTGGCGGGGGCTcttgcagggcagggccagggcttggggatgCCGGCCCAGGTTTCCTGCCCACAGGCCTCAGGCGCGTGCAGGGCAGGCGCCAAGGAGGGGCAatgccaggggctcagggcagtttTAAAGGCtttcctggggggaaggggcaaatCCAGGTCTTGCAGGGCACAAGGGGGTGATTCTGGTTactggccgggggggcagggggtgattCCAGGGACTCAGGGGGCAGGGGGTGATTCTGAGGActcactgggggggcagggggtgattCCGGAGACTCGGAGGCAGGGGGTGATTCCGGGGAGCAGGGGGTGATTCTGGGGAttggcggggggcggagggggtgaTTCCGGGGATtggcgggggggcgcagggggtgaTTCCGGGGactggtgggaggcagggggtgattccagggggcaggaggtgatTCCGGGGactggcggggggtgcagggggtgatTCCGGGgactcagggggcagggagtgattCTGGGTATTTGGGGCGCAGGGGGTGATTCCGGGGACTGGGGGGGCCTTCAGGGTCAGTTTTGTAACAGCAGGGAAAGGCTCAACCCAGCTGCTCTCTCCCCCGAGCCGGGGACGCCCCAGGCGCGAGCTGGCCGAGCACCGTGACCCTCAGCCCTCAGCCCTCTCTTCTCCCTGCAGAGCTGGTCTGCAACCGAACCTTTGACAAGTTCTCCTGCTGGCCCGACACGCCGCCCAACACCACGGCCAGCGCCGCCTGCCCCTGGTTCCTGCCCTGGCACAGGAAAGgtgcctgcgcccctccctggggGGCTCTGaccagctggcggggggagggggacctgcTGGTCGTTGGCAGCAgggagggtcctggcagggatggggccaAGGCATGGGGGTGTCTCACCACGAGCAGCAGGAGGGCAGGAGAGCATGTGGGACAGGcatgtgctgctgggggggtgctgacAGGCAGCGCATGGGgaggcaggcagagccaggggggcaggtggagccggggggggcaggcagcgccTGGAGGGCTGGCAGGCGGAGCACAGGGGGACAGGCGGAGccgggggtgctggcaggtgagccgggagggggggcaggcagtgccTGGAGGACTGGCAGGAGGAGCACAGGGGGACAGGCGGAGCCGGGGGagacaggcagagccaggggtgcTGGCAGGCGGAACCAGGCAGAGCCGAAGGTGCTGGCGGAGCACGGGGGGACAGGCGGAGCCGGGGAGGgaacaggcagagccagggggacAGGCGGAGCTGGGAGGGGACAGGCGGAGCCAGGGATACTGGCGGAGCACGGGGGGACAGGCGGAGCCGGGGAGGgaacaggcagagccagggggacaggcggagctggggaggggacaggcggaGCCAGGGATACTGGCGGAGCACGGGGGACAGGCGGAGCACGGGGGACAGGCGGAGCCGGGGAGGGAACAGGCGGAGccagggggacaggaggagcCGGGGATGCTGGCGGAGCATGGGGGACAGGCGGAGCCGGGGAGGGAACAGGCGGAGCACGGGGGACAGGCGGAGCCGGGGAGGGAACAGGCGGAGCCAGGGGGACAGGCGGAGCCGGGGACGCTGgcggagcacggggggggggacaggcggagcAGGGGATGCTGGCGGAGCACAGGGGACAGGCGGAGCCAGGGAGGGAACAGGCGGAGTCAGGGGGACAGGCGGAGCCGGGGATGCTGGCGGAGCACGGGGGACAGACGGAGCCGGGGAGGGAACAGGCGGAGCACAGGGGacaggcagagccggggagggAACAGGCGGAGCCAGGGGGACAGGCGGAGCCGGGGAGGGAATAGGCGGAGTACGGGGGACAGGCGGAGCCAGGGGggacaggcagagccaggggtgcTGGCAGGCGGAACCAGGCAGAGCTGAAGGTGCTGGTGGAGCACGGGGGGACaggtggagctggggaggggacaggcggaGCCAGGGGGACAGGCGGAGCCGGGGATGCTGGCGGAGCACGGGGGGGACAggcggagctggggaggggacaggcggaGCCAGGGGGACAGGCGGAGCCGGGGATACTGGCGGGGCACGGGGGACAGGCGGAGCCGGGAGGGAACAGGCGGAGCACGGGGGACaggtggagctggggagggaaCAGGCGGAGCCAGGGGGACAGGCGGAGCCAGGGATGCTGGCGGAGCACGGGGGACAGGCGGAGCCGGGGAGGGAACAGGCGGAGCCAGGGGGACAGGCGGAGCCGGGGAGGGAACAGGCGGAGCACGGGGGACAGGCGGAGCCGGGGAGGgaacaggcagagccagggggggAACAGGCGGAGCCAGGGAGGGAACAGGCGGAGCACGGGGGACAGGCGGAGCCGGGGAGGGAACAGGCGGAGCCAAGGGGACAGGCGGAGCCGGGGAGGGAACAGGCGGAGCACGGGGGGACAGGCGGAGCCGGGGAGGGAACAGGCGGAGCCAGGAGTCTCTAACCACGTCCCCCCCCGCAGTGAAGCACAGACGTGTCCTGAAGAAGTGCGGGCCGGACGGGCAGTGGGTGAAGCGCCCCAACGGGCAGCCCTGGCGGGACAGCACGCAGTGCGAGATGGACGCAGAGGCTCTGGCAGCCCAGGTCAGTGGCGGAGCCGGGGGACGTGGCCTGTCGCCGCCAGCCCACGGacggagggacaggcggacagACGGGCTCAgctgctctctccctctctctctccaggcCAAATTTGCCAAAACCTACGACAGCTTTAAGATCATGTACACGGTCGGCTACTCCCTGTCCCTGTgcgccctgctcctggccctggccatCCTGCTGGGCTTCAGgtagcaggctggggctggcagctgcggggggggggggaggagcagggggacaggaggTGACTGAGAGGATGAGGGGGTGGTGGCAGtaggggaggtggctgggggggttAGCGGGggcagccgcggggggaggggcagtggcgtCAGGGGGGTGGCAGTAAGGGAGGCAGCCACAGGGGAGGGGGTAAGCCGGGGcagccacggggggaggggcagtggtggCAGGGGGGTGGCAGTAGGGGAGGCGGCCACGGGGGAGGGGTAAGCGGGGCGGCCGCGGGGGAGGGGTACACGGGGGTGGCCGCGGGGGAGGGGTACACGGGggcggctgcgggggaggggtagtggggcggctgcgggggaggggtaagtggggcggctgcgggggaggggtagCGGGGCGGACGCGGGAGAGGGGTACAAGGGGGTGGCCGCGGGGGAGGGGTAGTGGGGCGGCCGCGGGGGAGCGGTAAGCGGggcggctgcgggggaggggtaagcggccatgggggaggggtaaGCGGGGGCGGCCACGGGGGAGGGGTAAGCGGGggcggctgcgggggaggggtaaGCGGCCACGGGGGAGGGGTAAGCGGGGGCGGCCACGGGGGAGGGGTAGCGGGGCAGCCACGGGGGAGGGGTAGCGGGGTggccgtgggggaggggtaaGCGGCCGCGGGGGAGGGGTAGCGGGGGCGGCCACGGGGGAGGGGTAAGCGGGggcggctgcgggggaggggtaaGCGGCCACGGGGGAGGGGTAAGCGGGGGCGGCCACGGGGGAGGGGTAGCGGGGCAGCCACGGGGGAGGGGTAGCGGGGTggccgtgggggaggggtaagcggccgcgggggaggggtgggggcggccGTGGGGGAGGGGTACAAGGGGGTGGCCGCGGGGGAGGGGTAGTGGGGCGGCCGCGGGGGAGCGGTAAGCGGggcggctgcgggggaggggtaaGCGGCCACGGGGGAGGGGTAAGCGGGGGCGGCCACGGGGGAGGGGTAAGCGGGGggcggctgcgggggaggggtaaGCGGCCACGGGGGAGGGGTAAGCGGGGGCGGCCACGGGGGAGGGGTAGCGGGGCAGCCACGGGGGAGGGGTAGCGGGGTggccgtgggggaggggtaagcggccgcggggggaggggtgggggcggccgtgggggaggggtaaGCGGCCGCGGGGGAGGGGTAGCGGGGTggccgcgggggaggggtgggggggggccgcggggggaCGGGCCAGCACTGACGGGCTCCCCGCCGACAGCAAGCTGCACTGCACGAGGAACCGGATCCACATGAACCTCTTTGCCTCCTTCGCGCTCAAGGCGGGCTCCGTGCTGGCCATCGACGCCCTGCTCCAGACCCGCTACGGCGAGAAGGTCGACGGCTACAACGTGGGCACCTGGCTCAGTGACGAGGTGAGACccccgggcccggccccgccaggAGCTCGGGTCCGGCCCCCACTGACTCCCGTCCCCCCAGGCCGCCACCGGCTGCCGCGTGGCCACCGTGGTCATGCAGTACGGCATCGTGGCCAACGCCTGCTGGCTGCTGGTGGAGGGGATCTACCTGCACAACCTGCTGGTGCTGGCCGTCTTCTCCGAGCGCAGCTACTTCGCCCTCTACCTCTGCATCGGCTGGGGTGAGTgcggggggagagctggggcgggggtggggtgaggtgggcgcggcgtctgtggacggggcgggggtggggtgaggtgggcgcggcgtctgtggacggggcgggggtggggtgaggtgggcgcggcgtctgaggacggggtgggggtggggtgaggtgggcgcggcgtctgaggacggggtgggggtggggtgaggtgggcgcgGTGTCTGtggacggggtgggggtggggtgaggtgggcgcggcgtcggtggacggggcggggctggggtgaggtgggcgcggcgtctgtggacggggcgggggtggggtgaggtgggcgcggcgtctgtggacggggcgggggtggggtgaggtagGCGCGGCGTCGGtggacggggcgggggtggggtgaggtgggcgtGGCGTCGGtggacggggcgggggtggggtgaggtgggcgcggcgtctgaggacggggcgggggtggggtgaggtgggcgcggcgtctgtggacggggcgggggtggggtgaggtgggcgcggcgtctgtggacggggcgggggtggggtgaggtgggcgcggcgtctgaggacggggcgggggtggggtgaggtgggcgcggcgtctgtggacggggcgggggtggggtgaggtgggcgcggcgtcggtggacggggcgggggtggggtgaggtgggcgcggcgtcggtggacggggcggggggtggggtgaggtgggcgcggcgtctgaggacggggcgggggtggggtgaggtgggcgcggcgtcggtggacggggcgggggtggggtgaggtgggcgcggcgtcggtggacggggcgggggtggggtgaggtgggcgcggcgtctgaggacggggcgggggtggggtgaggtgggcgcggcgtctgaggacggggcgggggtggggtgaggtgggcgcggcgtcggtggacggggcgggggtggggtgaggtgggcgcggcgtctgtggacggggcggggggtggggtgaggtgggcgcggcgtctgtggacggggcgggggtggggtgaggtgggcgcggcgtctgtggacggggcgggggtggggtgaggtgggcgcggcgtctgtggacggggcgggggtggggtgaggtgggcgcggcgtcggtggacggggcgggggtggggtgaggtgggcgcggcgtctgtggacggggcgggggtggggtgaggtgggcgcggcgtcggtggacggggcgggggtggggtgaggtgggcgcggcgtctgaggacggggcgggggtggggtgaggtgggcgcggcgtcggtggacggggcgggggtggggtgaggtgggcgcggcgtcggtggacggggcgggggtggggtgaggtgggcgcggcgtctgaggacggggcgggggtggggtgaggtgggcgcggcgtctgtggacggggcgggggtggggtgaggtgggcgcggcgtcggtggacggggcgggggtggggtgaggtgggcgcggcgtcggtggacggggcgggggtggggtgaggtgggcgcggcgtctgaggacggggcgggggtggggtgaggtgggcgcggcgtctgtggacggggcgggggtggggtgaggtgggcgcggcgtcggtggacggggcgggggtggggtgaggtgggcgcggcgtctgtggacggggcgggggtggggtgaggtgggcgcggcgtctgtggacggggcgggggtggggtgaggtgggcgtGGCGTCGGtggacggggcgggggtggggtgaggtgggcgcggcgtctgaggacggggcgggggtggggtgaggtgggcgcggcgtctgaggacggggcgggggtggggtgaggtgggcgcggcgtctgtggacggggcgggggtggggtgaggtgggcgcggcgtctgtggacggggcgggggtggggtgaggtgggcgcggcgtctgaggacggggcgggggtggggtgaggtgggcgcggcgtcggtggacggggcgggggtggggtgaggtgggcgcggcgtctgtggacggggcgggggtggggtgaggtgggcgcggcgtctgtggacggggcgggggtggggtgaggtgggcgcggcgtctgtggacggggcgggggtggggtgaggtgggcgtGGCGTCGGTGGACGGGGTGGGCATCAGGGTGGCGTGTGGGCACAGTGGCTGCTTTCCACCCCAGGATATGCACCTGGTGCCCCCCCTCACCTGGGAGCTGCTGCCCCGTCTGTGCGGTCGGGGGCCCAGGGTCTCACCTGCTTCTGTCTCTTCTTTGTCCCCAGGGGCCCCCATCCTGTTCCTCATCCCCTGGGTGGTTGTCAAGTTTGTATATGAAAACATTCAGTAAGTCGAGGCCCGCAGAGAGGTGCAAAGTGTGGGCAGTGAGCTGTGGGGGGGCACGCTAGGTACGCGTGCGAAAGGGTGGGCACGCCAAGCGTCAGTACAAGACAAGGGCCTGTGCTGGCTGCATGTGTGAGGTGCGGCTGTGCACGGGGTGTGCGTATGTGCAAGATGTGGGAACGAGTTGGGGTACATGGATGATGTGGGTGGGCTGATGTGCGAGGTGTGGGAACGAGTTGGGGTACATGGATGATGTGGGTGGGCTGATGTGCGAGGTGTGGACGTGCGAGGTGTGGTAACGAGTTGGGGTACATGGATGATGTGGGTGGGCTGATGTGCGAGGTGTGGACGTGCGAGGTGTGGGCTGTGCGTGTAAGCTGTGGGGACGAGTTGGGGTACATGGATGATGTGGGTGGGCTGATGTGCAAGCTGTGGGAACGAGTTGGGGTACATGGATGATGTGGGTGGGCTGATGTGCGAGGTGTGGGAACGAGTTGGGGTACATGGATGATGTGGGTGGGCTGATGTGCGAGGTGTGGACGTGCGAGGTGTGGGATCGAGTTGGGGTACATGGATGATGTGGGTGGGCTGATGTGCGAGGTGTGGGAACGAGTTGGGGTACATGGATGATGTGGGTGGGCTGATGTGCGAGGTGTGGACGTGCGAGGTGTGGGAACGAGTTGGGGTACATGGATGATGTGGGTGGGCTGATGTGCGAGGTGTGGGAACGAGTTGGGGTACATGGATGATGTGGGTGGGCTGATGTGCGAGGTGTGGACGTGCGAGGTGTGGGAACGAGTTGGGGTACATGGATGATGTGGGTGGGCTGATGTGCGAGGTGTGGGAACGAGTTGGGGTACATGGATGATGTGGGTGGGCTGATGTGCGAGGTGTGGACGTGCGAGGTGTGGGCTGCGCGTGTAAGCTGTGGGGACGAGTTGGGGTACATGGAAGATGTGGGTGGGCTGATGTGCGAGGTGTGGATGTGCGAGGTGTGGGAACGAGTTGGGGTACATGGATGATGTGGGTGGGCTGATGTGCGAGGTGTGGGAACGAGTTGGGGTACATGGATGATGTGGGTGGGCTGATGTGCGAGGTGTGGGAACGAGTTGGGGTACATGGATGATGTGGGTGGGCTGATGTGCAAGCTGTGGGAACGAGTTGGGGTACATGGATGATGTGGGTGGGCTGATGTGCGAGGTGTGGGAACGAGTTGGGGTACATGGATGATGTGGGTGGGCTGATGTGCAAGCTGTGGGAAACAAGTTGGGGTACATGGATGATGTGGGTGGGCTGATGTGCGAGGTGTGGGAACGAGTTGGGGTACATGGATGATGTGGGTGGGCTGATGTGCAAGCTGTGGGAACAAGTTGGGGTACATGGATGATGTGGGTGGGCTGATGTGCGAGGTGTGGGAACGAGTTGGGGTACATGGATGATGTGGGTGGGCTGATGTGCGAGGTGTGGGAACGAGTTGGGGTACATGGATGATGTGGGTGGGCTGCATGTGTAAAGTGTGAACGTGCAAAGTGTGGGTGCGCACAGGCTGTGCGTGAGGTGTGGGCACAAGTTGGGGTACGTGGAAGATGCGGGTGGGCTGATGTGCGAGCTGCATACGTGCGAAGTGCAGGCGTGCTCAGGCCTTGGCCTTGTGCTGCCGGGGGTCCATGAAATCCCTGCCAGGGCCCGGTGGCCTCACgcgagggctgggctgggcttgaGGTCGGGGCACGCGGGACAGAGACCAACGCC is part of the Pelodiscus sinensis isolate JC-2024 chromosome 20, ASM4963464v1, whole genome shotgun sequence genome and harbors:
- the GCGR gene encoding glucagon receptor isoform X2, with the translated sequence MFQPRLLSLLLPLVFCCQGPSAQIMDILFESWTAYSEECHRNMSLQPPPTELVCNRTFDKFSCWPDTPPNTTASAACPWFLPWHRKVKHRRVLKKCGPDGQWVKRPNGQPWRDSTQCEMDAEALAAQAKFAKTYDSFKIMYTVGYSLSLCALLLALAILLGFSKLHCTRNRIHMNLFASFALKAGSVLAIDALLQTRYGEKVDGYNVGTWLSDEAATGCRVATVVMQYGIVANACWLLVEGIYLHNLLVLAVFSERSYFALYLCIGWGAPILFLIPWVVVKFVYENIQCWSTNHNMGFWWILRVPVFLAILINFFIFIRIIQILVSKLRAHQMRYTDYKFRLARSTLTLIPLLGIHEVVFAFVTDEQAQGTLRYVKLFFDLLLSSFQGMLVAVLYCFVNKEAELLKKWQRWKLGKDLQEEYRHTSSQTPNARPGSSSTWEKHRLVGGGINGLGRSQPTALTSTHYLERTGCSAGERHQCCALPETAASHV
- the GCGR gene encoding glucagon receptor isoform X1 produces the protein MFQPRLLSLLLPLVFCCQGPSAQIMDILFESWTAYSEECHRNMSLQPPPTELVCNRTFDKFSCWPDTPPNTTASAACPWFLPWHRKVKHRRVLKKCGPDGQWVKRPNGQPWRDSTQCEMDAEALAAQAKFAKTYDSFKIMYTVGYSLSLCALLLALAILLGFSKLHCTRNRIHMNLFASFALKAGSVLAIDALLQTRYGEKVDGYNVGTWLSDEAATGCRVATVVMQYGIVANACWLLVEGIYLHNLLVLAVFSERSYFALYLCIGWGAPILFLIPWVVVKFVYENIQCWSTNHNMGFWWILRVPVFLAILINFFIFIRIIQILVSKLRAHQMRYTDYKFRLARSTLTLIPLLGIHEVVFAFVTDEQAQGTLRYVKLFFDLLLSSFQGMLVAVLYCFVNKEVQAELLKKWQRWKLGKDLQEEYRHTSSQTPNARPGSSSTWEKHRLVGGGINGLGRSQPTALTSTHYLERTGCSAGERHQCCALPETAASHV